One window of Rasiella rasia genomic DNA carries:
- a CDS encoding DUF1573 domain-containing protein, whose translation MKTTLKFQLVLIVLALFPLANVASAQGVSVAAKGEFQFEATEIDYGTIEKDSDGTRTFSFTNVGSVPIVITDIKSSCGCTVPTKPKGPIMPGQTAEIGVKYKTNKVGAFTKSITVLSNANESKKILKIRGIVVDSKNKLGE comes from the coding sequence ATGAAAACTACTTTAAAATTTCAACTCGTATTAATTGTATTGGCTTTATTTCCTTTAGCAAACGTTGCTTCTGCGCAAGGGGTAAGTGTGGCAGCAAAGGGCGAATTTCAATTTGAAGCAACAGAAATTGATTATGGGACTATTGAAAAAGACTCGGATGGGACTAGAACTTTTTCGTTTACAAACGTGGGAAGCGTTCCAATTGTAATTACCGATATTAAATCAAGTTGTGGTTGTACAGTACCTACAAAGCCAAAGGGGCCTATTATGCCAGGGCAAACTGCCGAAATAGGAGTGAAGTACAAGACAAATAAAGTGGGGGCTTTTACAAAATCTATCACGGTGCTCTCTAATGCTAATGAATCTAAAAAAATTCTAAAGATTAGAGGAATTGTGGTTGATTCTAAAAATAAATTGGGAGAATAA
- a CDS encoding serine hydrolase domain-containing protein, whose amino-acid sequence MSCSNDDDIYTPSTNDTTVESLLTEIDFSGFAIVTKNGQDVVRQGFGLANQNTGLPQDYNLAYRIGSVTKTLTAAAIVQLKRDGLINSYSQTLSEFNQEFPNGNEITIQHLLSHQSGIPEYQFIAEQAFDSGMELDESDLYEVITDLISDNGLNFIPGSDKQYCNSNYLIAALLIEQLSGMTYHDYIQQKIFNPLGMSNSYRGTNTIDLNTHAQGYLDGNVNSTYPMAITFGAGDFSSTPEDLETWTNAISTNWFTQAEKEEIFAKNVPSGFVDFGLGWFTTQEGSNTMYWHGGDINGYWSMIGFIPEYDATIVLLSNQQDNTGTQRNTIIQQLLTNEFN is encoded by the coding sequence ATGTCTTGTTCAAATGACGATGATATTTATACACCATCCACCAATGACACAACCGTGGAAAGTTTACTAACCGAAATTGATTTTAGTGGCTTTGCTATTGTAACAAAAAATGGACAAGATGTAGTGCGACAAGGTTTTGGATTAGCCAATCAAAACACTGGATTGCCACAAGATTACAACCTTGCCTATCGCATAGGTTCGGTAACTAAAACATTAACGGCAGCGGCTATTGTACAACTAAAACGCGATGGCTTAATAAACAGTTACAGTCAAACTTTAAGTGAATTTAATCAAGAGTTTCCAAACGGAAATGAGATTACAATTCAACACCTATTGTCACATCAATCAGGAATTCCAGAATATCAATTCATAGCAGAGCAAGCATTCGACTCAGGGATGGAGTTAGATGAATCTGACTTGTATGAGGTTATTACGGACTTAATATCTGATAATGGTCTCAACTTCATACCAGGTTCAGACAAGCAATACTGTAACTCAAACTATTTAATTGCAGCATTACTCATAGAACAATTGTCGGGAATGACATACCATGACTATATTCAGCAGAAAATTTTTAATCCGTTAGGCATGTCTAATTCTTACAGAGGCACAAATACTATCGACCTAAACACGCACGCGCAAGGCTATTTAGACGGGAATGTAAATAGTACGTATCCAATGGCAATAACATTTGGCGCTGGTGACTTCAGTAGCACCCCAGAAGACTTGGAAACATGGACTAACGCTATAAGTACTAATTGGTTCACCCAAGCTGAAAAAGAAGAAATTTTTGCTAAAAATGTGCCTAGTGGATTTGTGGATTTCGGTTTAGGTTGGTTTACTACACAAGAAGGAAGCAACACAATGTATTGGCATGGTGGCGATATAAATGGTTATTGGAGTATGATTGGATTTATACCAGAATATGATGCAACAATAGTACTTCTAAGCAATCAGCAAGACAATACAGGCACACAACGTAATACCATTATTCAACAATTATTGACAAACGAATTTAATTAA
- a CDS encoding putative quinol monooxygenase, protein MFTRIVKMEFKAEEVSSFLANFETVKSKIRNFPGCQHLKLLRDKKDLNTFFTYSKWNSEEDLEAYRSSDLFKGIWATTKPKFRSKAAAWSVDVIEEIQSENLD, encoded by the coding sequence ATGTTTACAAGAATAGTAAAGATGGAGTTTAAAGCAGAGGAGGTTAGTTCCTTTTTAGCTAATTTTGAAACTGTAAAATCTAAAATTCGAAATTTTCCTGGTTGTCAACATTTAAAGCTGTTACGAGATAAAAAAGACCTAAACACCTTCTTTACTTACAGCAAATGGAATTCTGAAGAAGACTTAGAAGCCTATAGAAGCAGTGATTTATTTAAAGGAATTTGGGCAACAACCAAACCAAAATTTCGTTCTAAAGCCGCCGCTTGGAGCGTAGATGTTATAGAGGAAATTCAATCTGAGAACCTTGACTAG
- a CDS encoding DUF4870 domain-containing protein: MEIISTTHAAKQVDNNLLVFTHLSQLLTYVTGFGGFVVPLILWLVKKDQIVGMDEHGKSIINFQITMFLIALISVPGIFLFGLGILSLIYVGIVSLVVPIVNAVRASNGEAPSYFSTIKFI; encoded by the coding sequence ATGGAAATCATTAGCACAACACACGCGGCGAAACAAGTAGATAACAACCTTTTGGTATTTACGCATTTGTCACAATTATTAACGTATGTCACCGGTTTTGGTGGCTTTGTAGTTCCTCTTATACTTTGGCTTGTAAAAAAAGACCAAATTGTGGGAATGGACGAACACGGTAAGAGTATTATTAATTTTCAAATTACCATGTTCTTAATAGCACTAATTAGTGTACCTGGGATTTTCTTATTCGGGCTCGGGATACTCTCGCTAATCTACGTTGGTATAGTATCTCTGGTAGTACCTATTGTAAATGCTGTGCGAGCAAGTAATGGAGAAGCACCATCGTATTTTAGCACGATAAAGTTTATCTAG
- the gldF gene encoding gliding motility-associated ABC transporter permease subunit GldF, with product MIAIIKKEITSFFASPIGYLVIGLFLVINGLFLWVFGGDYNILDAGFSDLSAFFELAPWILLFLIPAVTMRAFSDELKMGTLELLLTKPLSLRAIVLGKYLGAVVLIILALLPTLLYIWTISSLGNPEGNWDVGSTIGSYLGLLFLVLAFTAIGVFASTLSENQIVAFIIAVFLCFVLYFGFDGLASVNQNLDISFLGLKAHFTSISRGVLDTRDLIYFLSVAGFFIACTIFKLRKR from the coding sequence TTGATAGCAATCATTAAAAAAGAAATAACTAGTTTTTTTGCCAGCCCAATTGGGTATTTGGTTATTGGACTCTTTTTAGTGATAAACGGTCTTTTTCTTTGGGTTTTTGGTGGGGATTACAACATCCTAGATGCTGGTTTTTCAGACCTTTCGGCTTTCTTTGAATTAGCACCGTGGATTTTACTGTTTCTAATTCCCGCTGTCACCATGCGTGCCTTTAGCGATGAATTGAAGATGGGTACGCTAGAGCTTCTGCTTACAAAACCACTTTCGTTACGCGCCATTGTTTTAGGTAAATATTTAGGAGCCGTAGTATTAATTATTCTAGCACTACTTCCAACCTTGCTCTATATTTGGACAATTTCTAGTTTAGGAAACCCCGAAGGGAATTGGGACGTTGGCAGCACTATTGGTTCTTACTTAGGGTTGCTTTTTTTAGTTTTAGCATTTACCGCCATAGGTGTATTTGCCTCTACCCTTTCAGAAAACCAGATTGTGGCATTTATTATCGCAGTTTTTTTATGCTTTGTACTCTATTTTGGTTTTGACGGGTTGGCAAGTGTGAATCAAAACCTCGATATATCATTTTTAGGGTTAAAGGCACACTTTACAAGTATATCGAGAGGTGTATTAGATACGCGAGACCTTATTTACTTCTTAAGCGTGGCAGGATTTTTTATTGCCTGTACCATTTTTAAACTGCGGAAAAGGTAA
- the dnaN gene encoding DNA polymerase III subunit beta — MKFIVSSSYLLKQLQVLGGIINSNNTLPILDNFLFNLDGNSLTVSASDLETTVASKLDVESSESGSVCIPARLLLDTLKTFPEQPLTFTIEDNNTVEISSNHGKYALAYAAGEEFPTAVELKDPSATNVQGDILATAISKTIFASGNDDLRPVMSGVFFQFATDGLTFVATDAHKLVKYTREDVSASQAAEFIMPKKPLNLLKSILAGSEEEVTIEYNESNAKFSFENIEMVCRLIDGKYPNYEAVIPKENPNRLSIDRNQFLNSVRRVSIFSNKTTHQIRLKIAGAELNISAEDIDYSNKAEERLTCDYQGDDMQIGFNSRFLTEMLNNLTSDEVSLEMSLPNRAGILTPVDGLDEGEQVTMLVMPVMLNN, encoded by the coding sequence ATGAAATTCATCGTATCTAGTTCGTACCTTTTAAAACAGCTACAAGTGCTTGGAGGTATTATAAACAGTAATAACACCCTTCCTATTTTAGATAATTTTCTATTTAATCTCGACGGAAATTCCCTGACGGTGTCCGCTTCAGATTTAGAAACTACCGTGGCTTCTAAACTTGATGTAGAAAGTAGCGAATCTGGGAGTGTTTGTATACCGGCACGTCTGTTATTGGATACCCTAAAAACATTTCCTGAACAGCCACTTACTTTTACCATAGAAGATAACAATACTGTTGAAATTAGCTCTAACCACGGTAAATATGCCCTTGCATACGCTGCTGGTGAAGAATTTCCTACGGCAGTAGAGCTAAAAGACCCTTCAGCTACAAATGTGCAAGGCGATATTTTAGCGACCGCAATTAGCAAAACTATTTTTGCAAGCGGTAATGATGATTTAAGACCTGTAATGAGTGGTGTATTTTTTCAATTTGCAACAGACGGACTTACATTTGTGGCCACAGATGCCCATAAACTGGTAAAATATACCCGCGAAGATGTTTCAGCATCTCAAGCAGCAGAGTTTATCATGCCAAAAAAGCCACTTAACCTTTTAAAGAGTATATTGGCTGGTAGCGAAGAAGAAGTTACTATTGAGTACAACGAAAGCAATGCGAAATTCAGTTTCGAGAATATTGAAATGGTCTGCCGTTTAATTGATGGTAAATACCCAAACTACGAAGCAGTTATTCCAAAAGAGAACCCAAATCGATTGAGTATTGATCGCAATCAGTTTTTAAACAGTGTGCGTCGTGTAAGTATTTTCAGTAATAAAACCACACATCAAATTCGTTTAAAAATTGCAGGTGCCGAACTTAATATTTCAGCAGAAGATATAGATTATAGCAACAAAGCTGAAGAACGTTTAACATGCGATTATCAAGGTGATGACATGCAGATTGGTTTTAACTCTCGTTTTTTAACTGAAATGTTAAACAACCTAACCAGCGACGAGGTTTCATTAGAAATGAGTCTTCCAAATCGTGCGGGTATTTTAACCCCTGTAGATGGTTTAGACGAAGGCGAACAGGTTACCATGCTGGTTATGCCGGTAATGCTGAACAATTAA
- a CDS encoding tetratricopeptide repeat protein produces the protein MSYENKHLINQQSIAVLPFVNMSNDINNEYFCDGITEEIINALTKISQLKVIARTSSFAFKGKDIDIRKIGEQLNVHTILEGSIKKSQDRIRITAQLIDIKDGTHYWSKKFDRELIDIFDLEDEISLTIADEVRNNFGHFEIQDQLITQPTNNIDAYQMFLKGRSLQLKWTPDSINQAIVCYDQAVALDKNYAKAYYAKLQCYGLLGMWGYMPYEEAIGLAISNLLIAKEIDTSLPEYPLSFVGKFFWEEWDFKNAYIHINKVLEINPKHIDGLEAMTELFIALGFFDHAKIYANKLLEVDPLSANNHYTIAHIYYYQRQYNKALECINYALTLNPGLELAHHLKCFCLINLNKKQQFSKFIDKSSLIEEKNLLFNLVNNEGVEVPNHLIKKWSEISKNEAMLVPYDLFILSNSNHKKLAFSSLSEMVKHRRGQVINYRQEPFLQPLHNMQGFKDLHHSSLQLSEVKLSQENTEKTTSAILNEIQIETLKDELLLYFKEEEPFLNPQLNLKLVAEILESNTNKISYLINKAFSLNFNDFVNSYRLDYFKTIAVDPKNSHLTILGLAYDSGFNSKSVFNTYFKKIENVTPRAWMKANM, from the coding sequence TTGTCTTACGAAAACAAACATTTGATCAATCAACAATCAATAGCCGTTTTACCATTTGTTAATATGAGTAATGATATTAACAATGAATATTTCTGCGATGGTATAACCGAAGAAATAATTAATGCGCTAACAAAAATTAGTCAACTTAAAGTTATTGCCAGAACCTCGTCTTTCGCCTTTAAAGGAAAAGATATTGATATTAGAAAAATTGGTGAGCAATTAAACGTACATACCATACTTGAAGGAAGTATTAAGAAATCTCAAGATAGAATTAGAATTACCGCACAATTAATTGACATAAAGGACGGCACCCATTATTGGTCTAAAAAATTTGATAGAGAATTAATAGATATTTTTGATTTAGAGGATGAGATCAGCCTTACCATTGCTGATGAAGTTCGAAACAATTTTGGACATTTTGAAATTCAAGACCAATTAATTACACAACCCACGAATAATATTGATGCATATCAAATGTTTTTGAAAGGGCGATCATTACAATTAAAATGGACTCCAGATAGCATAAACCAAGCTATTGTATGTTATGATCAAGCTGTTGCGTTAGACAAAAATTATGCGAAAGCTTATTACGCCAAGTTACAATGCTATGGACTATTAGGAATGTGGGGTTATATGCCTTATGAGGAAGCTATAGGTTTAGCAATAAGTAATTTACTTATAGCCAAAGAGATAGACACCTCCTTGCCAGAATATCCGTTATCATTTGTAGGTAAATTTTTTTGGGAGGAATGGGATTTTAAAAACGCATATATTCATATTAACAAAGTCTTAGAAATTAATCCAAAGCACATTGATGGATTAGAAGCAATGACAGAGTTATTCATTGCACTTGGGTTTTTTGATCACGCCAAAATTTATGCAAACAAACTTTTAGAAGTAGATCCGCTTTCAGCAAATAATCATTACACAATTGCACATATATATTATTATCAACGGCAATACAATAAAGCCTTAGAATGCATCAATTATGCATTGACACTTAATCCTGGGTTAGAGTTAGCCCATCATTTAAAATGTTTTTGTTTAATCAATCTGAACAAAAAACAACAGTTCAGTAAATTTATTGATAAGTCATCATTAATTGAAGAGAAAAATCTACTATTCAACCTTGTCAATAACGAAGGAGTTGAGGTTCCAAATCACCTTATTAAAAAATGGTCTGAAATTTCAAAAAATGAGGCCATGCTAGTCCCCTATGATCTATTTATTTTAAGTAACTCAAACCACAAAAAGCTCGCGTTTTCTAGTTTAAGCGAAATGGTGAAACATAGGCGTGGTCAAGTCATAAACTATAGACAAGAACCTTTTTTACAGCCACTGCACAATATGCAAGGTTTTAAAGACCTACACCATTCTAGTTTACAACTTTCTGAGGTTAAATTATCACAAGAAAATACAGAAAAAACCACTTCTGCTATTTTAAACGAAATTCAAATAGAAACATTAAAAGACGAATTGCTATTATATTTTAAAGAAGAAGAACCATTTCTTAATCCGCAATTAAATCTAAAACTAGTTGCAGAAATTTTAGAATCAAACACCAATAAAATATCGTACTTAATCAATAAAGCATTTTCTCTTAATTTCAATGACTTTGTTAATTCTTACCGCTTAGATTACTTCAAAACCATAGCAGTAGACCCAAAAAATTCACATTTAACAATTTTAGGGTTAGCCTATGATAGCGGTTTTAATTCTAAAAGTGTATTCAATACCTATTTTAAAAAAATAGAAAACGTTACTCCTAGAGCTTGGATGAAAGCCAATATGTAA
- the gldG gene encoding gliding motility-associated ABC transporter substrate-binding protein GldG, producing MKNKFVYIVFVLLCIVAVNVVSHYVYSRFDMTQDKRYTLSKEAKETVATVNSPIVIDVFLQGNFPPEFKRLQIETEQLLAEFANYNPNIKFNFVNPLESDNPEALQQQFASQGMKGAQVEVRENGKVSTEIVYPWALAYFNERTVKIPLLKNTLGATSEERINNSVQNLEYAFAEGFHKLINAKSKRIAVVKGNGELDDRYVADLFSTLRDTYYTAPFTLDSAAVAPLRTLEQLNSFDLAVIAKPTEAFTDAEKYILDQFTMNGGASIWLVDGTELIENPENGNTVIIPRELNLGDFFFKYGVRINPNVLKDVYCAPIVMASGDERDAQYNKYPWLYHPLSASANDHPIVNNIEAVKFEYVSGIDTLPNAVKKTILLSSSPITKKQGTPIELDINKEIPEALSIVNQGPNPSEFNAGETPTAVLLEGEFPSVFSNRIKPFKLSAAIKDKTKSSPTRMLVISDGDVIKNQLDNGRPLELGFDKWTQAFYGNKEFLLNAVNYMLDDSGLINIRNKKIAVPFLDPQKTIAERSYWQLVNILLPLTLLAVFGFAFGYFRKRKYTR from the coding sequence ATGAAAAACAAGTTTGTCTATATTGTTTTTGTATTGCTCTGCATTGTTGCTGTAAATGTGGTATCTCATTACGTTTACAGTCGTTTCGATATGACGCAAGACAAACGTTACACCCTATCTAAAGAAGCCAAAGAAACAGTTGCTACGGTAAACTCTCCTATTGTTATTGATGTTTTTTTACAAGGAAATTTTCCACCAGAGTTTAAAAGATTACAAATTGAAACAGAACAATTATTGGCAGAGTTCGCCAATTACAACCCTAATATTAAATTCAATTTTGTCAATCCGTTAGAGAGTGACAATCCAGAAGCTTTACAGCAACAATTTGCTTCTCAAGGTATGAAGGGCGCACAAGTTGAAGTTCGTGAAAACGGTAAAGTTTCTACTGAAATTGTGTATCCGTGGGCACTTGCTTATTTTAATGAACGCACTGTTAAAATTCCTTTATTAAAGAATACACTTGGTGCTACATCTGAAGAACGTATAAACAATTCCGTACAAAATTTAGAGTATGCCTTTGCAGAAGGGTTTCATAAATTAATAAATGCTAAAAGCAAACGTATTGCTGTGGTAAAAGGAAATGGAGAACTAGACGATCGCTATGTAGCCGACCTATTTAGCACGCTACGAGACACTTACTACACAGCACCTTTTACCTTAGATTCTGCCGCAGTGGCTCCTTTGAGAACTTTAGAGCAGCTAAATAGCTTCGATTTGGCCGTAATAGCCAAACCAACTGAAGCATTCACCGATGCAGAAAAATATATCTTAGATCAGTTTACCATGAACGGTGGAGCATCTATTTGGTTAGTTGACGGCACAGAATTGATTGAAAATCCTGAGAATGGCAATACTGTAATCATACCTAGAGAATTAAATTTAGGAGATTTTTTCTTTAAATATGGCGTACGTATTAACCCGAACGTACTAAAAGATGTGTATTGTGCCCCAATTGTAATGGCATCTGGAGATGAGCGAGATGCGCAATACAACAAATATCCTTGGTTATATCACCCACTAAGCGCAAGCGCAAACGACCACCCTATTGTAAACAACATTGAAGCCGTTAAGTTTGAATACGTAAGCGGTATAGACACGCTACCTAATGCGGTAAAGAAAACCATCTTACTAAGCTCCTCTCCTATTACAAAGAAGCAAGGGACTCCAATAGAATTGGATATTAACAAAGAAATACCCGAAGCCCTTAGTATTGTAAATCAAGGTCCAAATCCGTCAGAATTTAACGCTGGCGAAACCCCAACAGCTGTTTTGTTGGAAGGTGAATTCCCATCTGTTTTTTCGAACCGAATTAAACCATTTAAACTTTCCGCAGCTATAAAAGATAAAACCAAATCTTCCCCTACGCGCATGCTTGTAATAAGTGATGGCGACGTGATTAAAAATCAGTTAGACAACGGTAGACCCTTAGAATTAGGGTTCGATAAATGGACACAAGCGTTTTACGGAAATAAGGAGTTTTTACTAAATGCGGTGAATTATATGTTGGATGATAGCGGACTTATAAACATACGGAATAAGAAAATTGCTGTTCCGTTTCTAGATCCACAAAAAACAATCGCAGAACGCAGTTACTGGCAACTTGTTAACATACTGCTACCGTTGACGTTGTTAGCAGTATTTGGATTTGCATTTGGCTATTTCAGAAAGCGTAAATACACGCGTTAA
- a CDS encoding SAM hydrolase/SAM-dependent halogenase family protein encodes MPIITLTTDFGEKDHFAGAVKGAIYSELEEVRIVDISHSISPFHSTEAAYIIQNAYKSFPQGTIHIIGIDSELNPENKHIAVLLDGHYFVCANNGIISMLTSEINPEKIVEINIHDRIISNFPVLDVFVKVACHIARGGTLEVIGKPISEVKQLVGIQPVVNSEANQIIGNVIYIDNYGNVVSNINKTLFDKIGKGRNFKITARRASFNNIHTHYSDAIHFETPKERREEDGKKLAIWNSSGFLELAIYKSNPSTVGSASTLFGLEFRDAVTINFE; translated from the coding sequence ATGCCCATTATAACGCTTACAACCGATTTTGGAGAGAAAGATCACTTCGCGGGTGCGGTTAAAGGCGCTATTTACAGTGAACTCGAAGAAGTACGCATTGTTGATATTTCACATAGTATTTCTCCATTTCATAGTACAGAAGCGGCGTATATTATACAAAATGCATACAAAAGTTTTCCGCAAGGAACCATTCATATTATCGGAATCGATTCTGAATTAAACCCAGAAAACAAACATATTGCAGTATTACTTGACGGACATTATTTTGTGTGTGCTAACAACGGAATTATATCAATGTTAACTTCGGAAATCAACCCTGAAAAGATTGTTGAAATTAATATCCACGACCGAATTATAAGTAATTTTCCTGTGCTCGATGTTTTTGTGAAAGTTGCCTGTCATATCGCCCGTGGAGGAACCCTTGAAGTTATAGGAAAACCTATTTCAGAAGTAAAACAATTGGTTGGCATTCAACCTGTGGTTAATTCTGAAGCAAATCAGATTATTGGCAATGTAATTTATATAGATAATTACGGAAATGTTGTTAGCAATATCAACAAGACCTTATTTGATAAAATTGGCAAGGGTAGGAATTTTAAAATTACCGCTAGACGTGCTAGTTTTAATAACATACACACCCATTATAGCGACGCCATACATTTTGAAACTCCAAAAGAGCGACGCGAAGAAGATGGTAAAAAATTAGCTATTTGGAACTCTTCTGGATTTCTAGAGTTGGCTATTTACAAAAGTAATCCATCTACAGTAGGTAGTGCATCTACTCTATTTGGTTTGGAGTTTAGAGACGCAGTAACCATCAATTTTGAATAG
- the mnmE gene encoding tRNA uridine-5-carboxymethylaminomethyl(34) synthesis GTPase MnmE, with amino-acid sequence MTHNDTIVALATPSGAGAIAIIRLSGDNAIIIASEIFTSISGKKLSEQKTHTIHLGHIKDGTRVLDEVLMSVFKNPNSYTGEDVVEISCHGSAFIQQEIIQLCLRKGCRMAQAGEFTLRAFLNAKMDLSQAEAVADLIASDSEAAHQLAIQQMRGGFSNEIKQLREELLNFASLIELELDFAEEDVEFANRDEFQQLITRITQVLKRLIDSFATGNVLKNGIPVAIVGEPNVGKSTLLNALLNEERAIVSDIAGTTRDTIEDEITIGGIGFRFIDTAGIRETKDTIEGLGIKKTFEKMDASEVVVYLFDAINFKKLSSHIHVEIEKIKNKHPLKSLVVIANKVDQLSTAEISALKDVIPELITISAKTGMGVEDLKATLLNFVNTGALRNNETIVTNTRHYDSLLKALEEIQKVQGGINAGLSGDLLAIDIRQALYHFGEITGEISNDELLGNIFANFCIGK; translated from the coding sequence ATGACACATAACGATACTATTGTAGCCTTAGCCACCCCTTCGGGAGCAGGCGCCATTGCGATAATCCGTCTCTCTGGTGACAATGCAATTATTATTGCTTCAGAAATCTTTACCTCAATTTCAGGCAAGAAACTTTCAGAACAGAAAACACATACCATACACTTAGGACATATAAAAGACGGAACACGTGTGTTGGATGAAGTTTTAATGTCTGTTTTTAAAAATCCTAATAGCTATACCGGCGAAGATGTAGTTGAAATTTCCTGCCATGGTAGTGCTTTTATTCAACAAGAAATAATTCAATTATGTCTTCGGAAAGGTTGCCGAATGGCGCAAGCGGGTGAATTCACACTACGTGCATTCTTAAACGCAAAAATGGATTTAAGTCAAGCCGAAGCGGTAGCCGACTTAATTGCTAGTGATTCTGAAGCGGCCCACCAATTGGCTATACAGCAAATGCGTGGAGGTTTCAGTAATGAAATTAAACAACTTAGAGAAGAGCTTTTAAATTTTGCCTCCCTAATAGAACTCGAGTTAGATTTTGCCGAAGAAGATGTAGAATTTGCCAATAGAGATGAGTTTCAGCAATTAATTACGAGAATTACACAAGTTCTTAAACGTCTTATAGATTCATTTGCAACGGGTAATGTGCTTAAAAATGGAATTCCTGTTGCCATTGTAGGCGAACCTAATGTAGGAAAATCTACTTTACTCAACGCACTTTTAAATGAAGAGCGTGCTATTGTTAGTGATATCGCTGGAACAACACGCGATACTATTGAAGATGAAATCACTATTGGTGGCATTGGCTTTAGATTTATAGATACAGCCGGAATTAGAGAGACAAAAGACACTATTGAAGGTCTCGGCATTAAAAAAACCTTCGAGAAAATGGACGCATCTGAAGTGGTAGTGTATTTGTTTGATGCTATCAACTTTAAAAAATTAAGTTCTCACATACATGTTGAAATTGAAAAAATAAAAAACAAGCACCCATTAAAATCGCTTGTTGTTATTGCTAACAAAGTAGATCAGCTCTCAACTGCGGAAATTTCAGCATTAAAAGATGTAATTCCTGAATTGATTACGATTTCAGCAAAAACTGGCATGGGCGTAGAAGACCTTAAAGCTACCCTACTTAACTTTGTAAACACTGGGGCTTTGCGAAATAATGAAACTATTGTAACAAACACTAGACATTACGACTCACTTTTAAAAGCGTTAGAAGAAATACAAAAAGTACAAGGCGGAATTAATGCTGGTTTAAGCGGTGATCTTTTGGCAATAGATATTAGACAAGCACTGTATCATTTTGGAGAAATTACCGGTGAAATTTCTAATGACGAATTGCTAGGTAATATTTTCGCGAATTTTTGTATCGGCAAATAG